From a region of the Phragmites australis chromosome 21, lpPhrAust1.1, whole genome shotgun sequence genome:
- the LOC133902883 gene encoding DNA excision repair protein ERCC-1-like isoform X2, with the protein MVRLAGQASVSGAAMDGEREQRGPEWQPGKNIIKIPSYQEVFSIGPSSASSPPSYNPPLASSGAAAASSSSSSGSFSQAFSFLKSSEFYSPPPPPPQPTTAQRPPQASPSVPVPQSKNAILVSHRQKGNPLLKHIRNARWTFADIVPDYVLRQSSCALYISIRYHLLHPDYLYYRIRELQKNFRLHVILCHIDVHGGMWSVLGDYQSVRKQAS; encoded by the exons ATGGTCAGACTCGCGGGTCAAGCCTCCGTCTCCGGCGCCGCCATGGACGGGGAGCGAGAGCAGCGAGGGCCGGAGTGGCAGCCCGGCAAGAACATAATCAAGATCCCTTCCTATCAGGAGGTCTTCAGCATTGGTCCCTCGTCCGCGTCCTCGCCGCCCTCCTACAACCCTCCTCTCGCCagctccggcgccgccgccgcttcctcctcctcctcgtcggggtCGTTCTCGCAGGCTTTCTCCTTCCTCAAGTCATCCGAGTTCTactcccctccgccgccgcctccccagcCTACCACAGCACAAAG GCCGCCTCAAGCTAGTCCCTCCGTGCCGGTACCGCAGAGCAAGAACGCCATTCTCGTCAGCCATAGGCAG AAAGGGAATCCTCTGCTGAAGCATATCAGGAATGCCCGGTGGACCTTTGCCGACATCGTGCCAGACTACGTGCTAAGGCAATCGTCATGTGCCCTGTACATAAG TATCAGGTACCATCTTCTACACCCAGACTACTTGTATTATCGGATAAGAGAGCTGCAGAAGAATTTCAGGCTCCATGTCATCTTGTGCCATATTGATGTT CATGGAGGAATGTGGTCGGTACTTGGAGACTATCAAAGTGTACGAAAACAAGCCAGCTGA
- the LOC133902883 gene encoding DNA excision repair protein ERCC-1-like isoform X1, translating into MVRLAGQASVSGAAMDGEREQRGPEWQPGKNIIKIPSYQEVFSIGPSSASSPPSYNPPLASSGAAAASSSSSSGSFSQAFSFLKSSEFYSPPPPPPQPTTAQRPPQASPSVPVPQSKNAILVSHRQKGNPLLKHIRNARWTFADIVPDYVLRQSSCALYISIRYHLLHPDYLYYRIRELQKNFRLHVILCHIDVEDVVKPLHEITRTALLHDCTLLCGWSMEECGRYLETIKVYENKPADSICEHMDNDYLSLVPEAILDRRLHRCPTGAVQQVLVQWSGWPPSLVTWEDEKALHQRFPKASAWGQASFQGEWVVTSPSHTDNTKATTQGRPEALRWGKGGRSHGAPNKLASV; encoded by the exons ATGGTCAGACTCGCGGGTCAAGCCTCCGTCTCCGGCGCCGCCATGGACGGGGAGCGAGAGCAGCGAGGGCCGGAGTGGCAGCCCGGCAAGAACATAATCAAGATCCCTTCCTATCAGGAGGTCTTCAGCATTGGTCCCTCGTCCGCGTCCTCGCCGCCCTCCTACAACCCTCCTCTCGCCagctccggcgccgccgccgcttcctcctcctcctcgtcggggtCGTTCTCGCAGGCTTTCTCCTTCCTCAAGTCATCCGAGTTCTactcccctccgccgccgcctccccagcCTACCACAGCACAAAG GCCGCCTCAAGCTAGTCCCTCCGTGCCGGTACCGCAGAGCAAGAACGCCATTCTCGTCAGCCATAGGCAG AAAGGGAATCCTCTGCTGAAGCATATCAGGAATGCCCGGTGGACCTTTGCCGACATCGTGCCAGACTACGTGCTAAGGCAATCGTCATGTGCCCTGTACATAAG TATCAGGTACCATCTTCTACACCCAGACTACTTGTATTATCGGATAAGAGAGCTGCAGAAGAATTTCAGGCTCCATGTCATCTTGTGCCATATTGATGTT GAAGATGTAGTCAAGCCTTTACATGAAATTACAAGGACGGCTCTGCTTCACGACTGCACCCTCCTGTGTGGTTGGAG CATGGAGGAATGTGGTCGGTACTTGGAGACTATCAAAGTGTACGAAAACAAGCCAGCTGACAGTATTTGCGAGCACATGGATAATGACTATTTATCACTG GTACCAGAAGCTATACTAGATAGAAGATTGCACCGTTGTCCAACTGGAGCTGTGCAACAAGTGCTAGTACAGTGGTCTGGCTGGCCACCATCCTTGGTGACCTGGGAAGATGAAAAGGCACTGCACCAGCGTTTCCCGAAGGCATCAGCTTGGGGACAAGCCTCGTTTCAAGGAGAATGGGTTGTCACCAGCCCAAGTCATACTGACAACACCAAGGCGACAACGCAAGGGAGGCCAGAAGCATTGAGGTGGGGAAAAGGCGGGAGAAGTCACGGAGCGCCAAACAAATTAGCAAGCGTATAA